Genomic segment of Oncorhynchus masou masou isolate Uvic2021 unplaced genomic scaffold, UVic_Omas_1.1 unplaced_scaffold_2667, whole genome shotgun sequence:
ccaccaccacgcttcaccgtagagatggtaccaggtttcctccagacatgatgctaccaccaccacgcttcaccgtagagatggtaccaggtttcctccagacatgatgctaccaccaccacgcttcaccgtatggtgccaggtttcctccagacatgatgctaccaccaccacgcttcaccgtagagatggtaccaggtttcctccagacatgatgctaccaccaccacgcttcaccgtatggtgccaggtttcctccagacatgatgctaccaccaccacgcttcaccgtagagatggtgccaggtttcctccagacatgatgctaccaccaccacgcttcaccgtagggatgatgccaggtttcctccagatgtgctgctaccaccaccacgcttcaccgtagggatggtgccaggtttcctccagacatgatgctaccaccaccatgcttcaccgtatggtgccaggtttcctccagacgtgatgtaccaccaccacgcttcaccgtagggatggtgccaggtttcctccagacatgatgctaccaccatcatgcttcaccgtagggatggtgccaggtttcctccagacatgttgctaccaccaccactcttcaccgtagggatggtgccaggtttcctccagatgtgctgctaccaccaccacgcttcaccgtagggatggtgccaggtttcctccagacatgttgctaccaccaccactcttcaccgtagggatggtgccaggtttcctccagatgtgctgctaccaccaccacgcttcaccgtagggatggtgccaggtttcctccagacatgttgctaccaccaccactcttcaccgtagggatggtgccaggtttcctccagacatgatgctaccaccaccacgcttcaccgtatggtgccaggtttcctcaggCGTGATgtaccaccacgcttcaccgtagggatggtgccagttttcgtccagacatgatgctaccaccaccacgcttcaccgtagggatggtgccaggtttcctccagacatgatgctaccaccaccatgcttcaccgtatggtgccaggtttcctccagacgtgatgtaccaccaccacgcttcaccgtagggatggtgccaggtttcctccagacatgatgctaccaccatcatgcttcaccgtagggatggtgccaggtttcctccagacatgatgctaccaccaccactcttcaccgtagggatggtgccaggtttcctccagatgtgctgctaccaccaccacgcttcaccgtagggatggtgccagttttcgtccagacatgatgctaccaccaccactcttcaccgtagggatggtgccaggtttcctccagatgtgctgctaccaccaccacgcttcaccgtagggatggtgccaggtttcctccagacatgatgctaccaccaccacgcttcaccgtatggtgccaggtttcctccagatgtgatgctaccaccaccacgcttcaccgtagggatggtgccaggtttcctccagatgtgatgcttgacattcaggccaaagtgttcagtctggtttcatcagaccagagaatcttgtttctcatggtctgagaatctttatgtgccttttactgagaggtggcttccgtctggccactctaccataaaggcctgatttggtggagtgttgcagagatggttgtccttctggaaggttctcccacctccacagaggaactctggagctctgtcatagtgaccttcgggttcttggtcacctccctgaccaaggcccttctcccccgattgcttagtttgactgagcagccagctctaggaagagtcttggtggttccaaacttgttccatttaagaatgatggaggccactgtgttcttggggacctttaatgctgcagacatgttttggtacccttccccagatctgtgcctccacacaatcctgtctcagagctccacGGTCaagtccttcgacctcatggcttggtttttgctttgacatgcactgtcaacagtgggaccttatagacaggtgtgtgcctttccaaatcatgtccaatcaactgaatttaccacaggtggactccaatcaagttgtagaaacatctcaaagatgatcaatggaaacaggatgcaccagagctcaatttcaagtctcatagcaaaaggtctgaatacttatgtaaataagatatttcagtttatttgtaatcaaatttgcaaacatttctaaaaacctgttgttcgctttgtcattatgggctattgtgtgtcgATATATTAGGAGAAAATTgaatttaatgcattttagatTTAAGtctaacttaacaaaatgtggaaaaggttaaggggtctgaatactttacgaaggcACTGCACATAATGTTTTCTATAttctatacagttgaagtcggaagtttacatacactcaggttggagtcattaaaacttgtttttcaaccacaaatttcttgttaacaaactatagttttggcaagtcggttaggacatctactttgtgcatgacacaagtaatttttccaacaattgtttacagacagattatttcacttataattcactgtatcacaattccagtgggtcagaagtttacatacactaagttaactgtacctttaaacagcttggaacattccagaaaattgtcatggctttagaagcttctgataggctaatttacatcatttgagtcaattgaaggtgtacctgtggaagtatttcaaggcctaccttcaaactcagtgtctctttgcttgacataatgggaaaatcaaaaacaaaattagccaagacctcagaaaaacaattgtagacctccacaactctggttcatccttgggagcattttccaaacacctgaaggtaccacgttcaggaaacaagtacaaaggtatctatatccacagtaaaacgagtcctatatcgacataacctgaaaggccgctcagcaaggaagaatccactgctccaaaacggtcataaaaaagccagactacggtttgaaactgcacatggggacaaagatcatactttttggagagatgtcctctggtctgatgaaacaacaatggaactgtttggccataatgaccattatgtttggaggaaaaaggggaggcttgcaagctgaagaacaccatcccaaccgtgaagcacgggggtggcagcatcatgttgtgggggtgctttgctgcaggagggactggtgcacttcacaaaatagatgtcatcacgAGGTAaaagattatgtggatatattgaagcaatatctcaagacatcagtcaggaagttaaagcttggtcgcaaattggtctttcaaatggacaatgaccccaagcgtacttccaaagttgtggcaaaatggcttcaggacaacaaagtcaaggtattggagtggccattacaaagccctgacctcaatcctacccgaaacatttgatgcaagttaaacaatttaaatgcaatgctaccaaataataattgagtgtatgtaaacttctgacccactggggatgtgaaagaaataaaagctgaaataaataattctctctactattattctgacatttcatattcttaaaatgaagtggtgatcctaaatttttacgaggattaaatgtcaggaattgtgaaactgagtttttaaatgtatgtaaacttccgatttcaactgtacacAAGTGATATATAGTAATGTGTCTCTCCTTGTCCCTGTAGTTCCTAGTGTGTGTCGGTATGATCCTGTGGAACTTCGTAGTGAAGCAGGAGGACATCTTGGGACAGGTGTTGACATTCACACTGCTCTATGGGTCACTCTACAGCACATatgtctggactggtatgtaccatgtgtctggactggtgtctggactggtatgtaccATGTGcgtgtctggactggtatgtaccgtgtgtgtgtctggactggtatgtactgtgtgtgtgtgtgtgtctggactggtatgtactgtgtgtgtctggactggtatgtactgtgtgtgtgtgtgtgtgtgtctggactggtatgtactgtgtgtgtgcgtgtctggactggtatgtactgtgtgtgtgcgtgtctggactggtatgtactgtgtgtgtgcgtgtctggactggtatgtactgtgtgtgtgcgtgtctggactggtatgtaccgcgcgtgtgcgtgtctggactggtatgtaccgcgcgtgtgcgtgtctggactggtatgtaccgcgcgtgtgcgtgtctggactggtatgtaccgcgtgtgtgcgtgtctggactggtatgtaccgtgtgtgtgtgtgtgtgtgtctggaccgGTATGTACCGCGCGCGTCTGGACTGGATATGCTGTACTGTATCTGTGGAATAACCCTGAGTTGGTTCTGTCTGGGTCTGACTATAGGTCTCATTCCTCTCTGTTTGGTTCTGACCAAGAAGGACAATTTGCTGAGGATTCCACCTTGGGTCTTCATGGTCTTTGGCTGGGGGtacgtcgtgtgtgtgtgtgtgtgtgtgtgtgtgtgtgtgtgtgtgtgtgtgtgtgtgtgtgtgtgtgtgtgaaacagtgTATTGTATGTTTGTGTTCCTCAAACTTAACCTTACAGCGTTGTTCTCTTCCACAGCATACCGTTCCTCATCCTTGGAGGTCTGCTCCTGGCAGGTGAGAGGAggcctgatactatagactctgccttcctctatggcagggctcaggtgagaggatgcctgatactatagactctgccttcctctatggcagggctcaggtgagaggatgcctgatactatagactctgccttcctctatggcagggctcaggtgagaggatgcctgatactatagactctgccttcctctatggcagggctcaggtgagaggatgcctgatactatagactctgccttcctctatggcagggctcaggtgagaggatgcctgatactatagactctgccttcctctatggcagggctcaggtgagaggatgcctgatactatagactctgccttcctctatggcagggctcaggtgagaggatgcccgATACTAtggactctgccttcctctatggcaggggctcaggtgagaggatgcctgatactatagactctgccttcctctatggcagggctcaggtgagaggatgcccgatactatagactctgccttcctctatggcagggctcaggtgagaggatgcccgatactatagactctgccttcctctatggcagggctcaggtgagaggatgcccgatactatagactctgccttcctctatggcagggctcaggtgagaggatgcccgatactatagactctgccttcctctatgacagggctcaggtgagaggatgcccgatactatagactctgccttcttctatggcagggctcaggtgagaggatgcctgatactatagactctgccttcctctatggcagggctcaggtgagaggatgcctgatactatagactctgccttcctctatggcagggctcaggtgagaggatgcccgatactatagactctgccttcctctatggcagggctcaggtgagaggaggcctgatactatagactctgccttcctctatggcagggctcaggtgagaggaggcctgatactatagactctgccttcctctatggcagggctcaggaaAGGGGCCACCTGTGATTTTTGTTTACTGGAATACAGATCCACTGTATAGTTCTCCCTGAGTTGACTACACTTTACAGATCACATAGATCTGGAGCCAGTTCTAAAGGTTTTACACATCACATAGATCTGGAGCCAGTCCTAAAGGTTTGACACTTTACAGATCACATAGATCTGGAGCCAGTTCTAAAGGTTTGACACTTTACACATCACATAGATCTGGAGCCAGTTCTAAAGGTTTTACACTTTACATAGATCTGGAGCCAGTCCTAAAGGTTTTACACATCACATAGATCTGGAGCCAGTCCTAAAGGTTTTACACTTTACATAGATCTGGAGCCAGTCCTAAAGGTTTTACACTTTACAGATCACATAGATCTGGAGCCAGTCCTAAAGGTTTGACACATCACATAGATCTGGAGCCAGTCCTAAAGGTTTTACACATCACATAGATCTGGAGCCAGTTCTAAAGGTTTGACACTTTACACATCACATAGATCTGGAGCCAGTTCTAAAGGTTTGACACTTTACACATCACATAGATCTGGAGCCAGTCCTAAAGGTTTGACACATCACATAGATCTGGAGCCAGTCCTAAAGGTTTTACACATCACATAGATCTGGAGCCAGTTCTAAAGGTTTGACACTTTACACATCACATAGATCTGGAGCCAGTTCTAAAGGTTTGACACTTTACACATCACATAGATCTGGAGCCAGTTCTAAAGGTTTTACACATCACATAGATCTGGAGCCAGTTCTAAAGGTTTGACACTTTACACATCACATAGATCTGGAGCCAGTCCTAAAGGTTTGACACTTTACACATCACATAGATCTGGAGCCAGTCCTAAAGTTTTTACAGATCACATAGATCTGGAGCCAGTCCTAAAGTTTTTACAGATCACATAGATCTGGAGCCAGTCCTAAAGgtttacctctctctttcccctctctcagaTCATCAGTACTGCAGTAGTAGTCTCCTGCAGCATCTTGGTAGGTGGTTTCTCTCTGATGGGTCTCAGCCAGGGCACCAAGGAGAACCAGAACTACCAAGCCCTGGAGAGAGCCTCCAACACAGGTACTATAGAGGACCTGAGGCCCCCTGGACACCAGGAGGACCAGACCCACTCACTGGAGCCCTCAGCACCAGAGACCAgcaacaacagtggtaggtcacTAGACACATTGTTTTTTCTAGTTCTGTAAACTTGGGTGCATTGGTTTCTGGGGATTTTGTGTTGAACTTCGTATGTAAAACCTTAAATTGCCAACCTAATAAACAGTAGTTTGATTTAACTCagaactgtgtctgtgtgttgttgttgtgttccacCCAGACTGTTGTAGCTGTACACAGCCCGTGCCCGACATGATCTACGGCGCCACCAGGAAGGACACTCCCACGTCTCTAACAGGTACAGGAACACAACGTGAATGACTACAGCTCTGTTTGGAGTTGTGTTCTAGGTTTATGGGCTGATACTTCGGGCCGTGCTGACCTGTTGTGTCCACTGTGGCTTGTGTTGACTGTGAtgctgttgcaaaacgtttttgctacggtgtgcagtaatgaatacaaccctgttGACTTGTTGTACTGTGCCCTCCAGGCCAGTGTGGGGCGCTGTGTGAAACCCAGCAGCAGCGTAGTCCACCGGTCCAGGATGACAGACAGCTGGTCAGACACGTCCTGTTGTGTCTACTCCTCATAGTTTCCCTGCTGGCTGTGAGTGTTATCTAcggttctgttctactctattctgttctgctctgttctactctattctgttctgctctgttctactctattctgttctattctactctattctgttctattctaatctactctgttctgttccactctactctattctgttctgctctgttctattctgttctattctactctaccctgttctattctgctctgctctgttctgttctgttctactctgttcaattctgttctactgttctattcTTTTATTGCTTGGCCGTGTCGCCTTTCTCTATCTACCCTTGTCCCTGAAGTGTGCACTAGTTCACTCCAATCTCCAACCTCTTCCCTGAATCGGCATTAACTCTGAAGTGTGCGCTTTTCATTCCCCCTCTCGCATGTCTTTCAGAACCTGTCCAGTTGTCTATGGTGGTTGTTCAACCAGGACCCTGGTAGACTGTACCTGGAGCTGCAGTTCTTCTGTGCTGTGGCCAACTATGGACAGGTACGCTCTCGTGTCTATTAGATCATGAGAATACGAAGGGATTTGACCGTTGCTTACTTTACCTCTCATGTTTCTCAGGGCTTCATTTCGTTTGGTATCTTTGGCCTGGACAGGCATCTGATCATTCTGCCATTCAAGAAGAGGTGAGCGAGGAACTAGGTACTTACTTCAGAGAGCATAGTGCATCGTATGTTGTAttgtcccaacatcagcacctcctgtatgttgtattgtcccaacatcagcacctcctcctgtatgttgtattgtcccaacatcagcacctcctcctgtatgttgtattgtcccaacatcagcagcacctcctgtatgttgttgtattGTCCTCCTGTATGTTGTAACATCAGcagcacctcctcctgtatgttgtattgtcccaacatcagcacctcctcctgtatgttgtattgtcccaacatcagcacctcctcctgtatgttgtattgtcccaacatcagcacctcctcctgtatgttgtatggtcccaacatcagcacctcctcctgtatgttgtattgtcccaacatcagcaccacctcctgtatgttgtattgtcccaacatcagcaccacctcctgtatgttgtatggtcccaacatcagcacctcctcctgtatgttgtattgtccCAACATCAGCAGCCTCCTCCcctgtatgttgtattgtcccaacatcagcacctcctcctgtatgttgtattgtcccaacatcagcacctcctcctgtatgttgtatggtcccaacatcagcacctcctcctgtatgttgtattgtcccaacatcagcacctcctcctgtatgttgtattgtcccaacatcagcacctcctcctgtatgttgtattgtcccaacatcagcacctcctcctgtatgttgtattgtcccaacatcagcacctcctcctgtatgttgtattgtcccaacatcagcacctcctcctgtatgttgtattgtcccaacatcagcacctcctcctgtatgttgtatggtcccaacatcagcacctcctcctgtatgttgtatggtcccaacatcagcacctcctcctgtatgttgtattgtcccaacatcagcacctcctcctgtatgttgtattgtcccaacatcagcacctcctcctgtatgttgtattgtcccaacatcagcacctcctcctgtatgttgtattgtcccaacatcagcacctcctcctgtatgttgtattgtcccaacatcagcacctcctcctgtatgttgtattgtcccaacatcagcacctcctcctgtatgttgtatggtcccaacatcagcacctcctcctgtatgttgtatggtcccaacatcagcacctcctcctgtatgttgtatggtcccaacatcagcacctcctcctgtatgttgtatggtcccaacatcagcacctcctcctgtatgttgtatggtcccaacatcagcacctcctcctgtatgttgtattgtcccaacatcagcacctcctcctgtatgttgtatggtcccaacatcagcagcacctcctgtatgttgtatggtcccaacatcagcacctcctcctgtatgttgtattgtcccaacatcagcacctcctcctgtatgttgtattgtcccaacatcagcacctcctcctgtatgttgtatggtcccaacatcagcagcacctcctgtatgttgtatggtcccaacatcagcacctcctcctgtatgttgtatggtcccaacatcagcacctcctcctgtatgttgtattgtcccaacatcagcacctcctcctgtatgttgtattgtcccaacatcagcacctcctcctgtatgttgtatggtcccaacatcagcacctcctcctgtatgttgtattgtcccaacatcagcagcacctcctgtatgttgtattgtcccaacatcagcacctcctcctgtatgttgtatggtccctacatcagcacctcctcctgtatgttgtattgtcccaacatcagcacctcctcctgtatgttgtattgtcccaacatcagcacctcctcctgtatgttgtattgtcccaacatcagcacctcctcctgtatgttgtattgtcccaacatcagcacctcctgtatgttgtattgtcccaacatcagcacctcctcctgtatgttgtatggtcccaacatcagcacctcctcctgtatgttgtattgtcccaacatcagcacctcctcctgtatgttgtattgtccCAACATCAGCAGCACCTCCTATATGTTGTAttgtcccaacatcagcacctcctcctgtatgttgtatggtcccaacatcagcacctcctcctgtatgttgtattgtcccaacatcagcaccacctcctgtatgttgtattgtcccaacatcagcacctcctcctgtatgttgtatggtcccaacatcagcacctcctc
This window contains:
- the LOC135533799 gene encoding lysosomal cholesterol signaling protein-like encodes the protein LVMPLICKDMVDLLDSTGSNSSSLNHSSLSNYAFLYGVFPPAPSVAIYASQYNMELDVVASGMVISMCLSAPIILSDHPLMNPKPLVSELQNVSFNINIVSLSRTDERPMKKADFDPGFNILVVVWTIAVILLSKKFKRLPHMFSMNLFLAQFLVCVGMILWNFVVKQEDILGQVLTFTLLYGSLYSTYVWTGLIPLCLVLTKKDNLLRIPPWVFMVFGWGIPFLILGGLLLAGERRPDTIDSAFLYGRAQIISTAVVVSCSILVGGFSLMGLSQGTKENQNYQALERASNTGTIEDLRPPGHQEDQTHSLEPSAPETSNNSDCCSCTQPVPDMIYGATRKDTPTSLTGQCGALCETQQQRSPPVQDDRQLVRHVLLCLLLIVSLLANLSSCLWWLFNQDPGRLYLELQFFCAVANYGQGFISFGIFGLDRHLIILPFKKRLVSLWQGRESEEEPPPVVPEEIRLTCTQFVRYHKDQCVQDIVSIRSASGESLNPGTVAESSL